The following coding sequences are from one Desulfosporosinus orientis DSM 765 window:
- a CDS encoding methylmalonyl-CoA mutase family protein: protein MINEELVNKSSALRQKWEDEVKKIVAKHPDQKESWTTVSDLGIKRIYGPEDIKDMDFERDIAYPGQYPYLRGCQPSGYRGKYWTFRMFSGMGTAIETNKRWHYLLATGQTGLSTAFDFPTLMGYDTDSPKARGECGKVGVAIDTIEDFRDLIKGIPLDKITTSMTINPPATILWAMYIACAQEHGIPLTKIGGTIQNDMLKEFIAQKTFMCPPEPSVKLISDTIEFGTKYVPKWNTVSISGYHIREAGSTAVQELAFTLRDGMEYVEDVIRRKGLQVDEFAPRLSFFFNAHIDFFEEIAKLRAARRIWAKAMRERYGAKDPRSLWMRFHTQTAGCSLTAQQPYNNVVRTAIEALAGVLGGTQSLHTNSLDEVLCLPSDQAVQIALRTQQIIAEETGVANTIDPLAGSYFVEALTNELEEKAWEYIHKIDDMGGMVAAIEKGFPQLELSDASYKFQKQIDAQEKVMIGVNKYVQEDEQADIPLVEIDDSVEAEQLKRLAEVKRKRDGRKVAETLKDIAAACKKGENVMPYCIEAVKNYATVQEICDVYREVYGEYRDPGIY, encoded by the coding sequence TTGATTAATGAAGAATTAGTAAACAAGTCAAGTGCATTAAGACAAAAATGGGAAGACGAAGTTAAAAAAATAGTGGCCAAACACCCTGATCAAAAAGAAAGCTGGACCACGGTTTCTGATTTGGGAATCAAGAGAATATACGGCCCTGAGGACATTAAAGATATGGATTTTGAGCGGGATATAGCTTATCCGGGACAATATCCCTATTTGAGAGGCTGCCAGCCATCCGGTTACCGTGGAAAATACTGGACCTTCAGAATGTTCTCCGGTATGGGTACAGCTATTGAAACCAACAAGCGCTGGCATTACCTGTTAGCTACCGGCCAGACCGGCCTGAGTACTGCCTTTGATTTCCCGACCCTGATGGGTTATGATACTGATTCCCCCAAAGCCAGGGGTGAGTGTGGAAAAGTAGGGGTGGCTATTGATACCATCGAAGATTTCAGAGACCTGATCAAAGGGATTCCTTTGGATAAGATAACCACCTCTATGACCATTAACCCGCCTGCCACTATATTATGGGCCATGTATATTGCCTGCGCCCAGGAACATGGAATTCCTCTGACCAAAATCGGCGGTACCATTCAGAATGATATGTTAAAAGAATTTATTGCCCAGAAAACCTTTATGTGCCCGCCCGAGCCGTCAGTAAAATTAATTAGCGATACCATAGAGTTTGGTACCAAATATGTGCCCAAGTGGAATACCGTCAGTATCAGCGGTTATCACATCAGAGAAGCCGGATCAACCGCTGTACAGGAACTGGCCTTCACTTTAAGAGACGGTATGGAATATGTAGAAGACGTGATCCGACGTAAAGGCTTACAGGTTGATGAATTCGCTCCCAGATTATCCTTCTTCTTTAACGCGCATATCGATTTCTTTGAAGAAATTGCTAAATTAAGAGCCGCTCGCCGGATCTGGGCTAAAGCAATGCGTGAGCGTTATGGTGCCAAGGACCCGCGTTCCTTATGGATGAGATTCCATACCCAGACTGCCGGCTGCTCGCTTACCGCCCAGCAGCCCTACAATAACGTGGTGCGGACTGCAATTGAAGCTCTGGCCGGTGTTCTCGGCGGCACCCAGTCACTGCACACCAACTCACTGGACGAAGTTCTGTGTCTGCCTTCAGACCAAGCAGTGCAAATTGCCCTGCGGACTCAGCAGATTATCGCTGAAGAAACCGGTGTGGCCAACACGATTGACCCGCTGGCCGGTTCATATTTCGTGGAAGCGCTGACCAATGAACTGGAAGAAAAAGCTTGGGAATATATTCATAAGATCGATGATATGGGCGGTATGGTTGCTGCTATCGAGAAGGGCTTCCCCCAGCTGGAACTTTCCGATGCTTCTTATAAATTCCAAAAGCAAATTGATGCTCAGGAAAAAGTCATGATCGGTGTGAACAAGTATGTTCAGGAAGATGAACAAGCTGACATTCCGCTAGTAGAAATCGATGACTCCGTTGAAGCAGAACAGCTCAAGCGTCTGGCGGAAGTTAAGAGAAAGCGCGACGGCCGTAAAGTGGCTGAAACACTTAAAGACATCGCCGCTGCTTGTAAGAAAGGCGAAAATGTTATGCCTTATTGTATTGAGGCGGTTAAGAACTATGCCACTGTTCAGGAAATCTGCGATGTTTACAGGGAAGTTTATGGTGAGTACCGCGACCCCGGCATTTACTAA
- a CDS encoding cob(I)yrinic acid a,c-diamide adenosyltransferase — protein MSVMQSTASIAKRGLVMVITGNGKGKTTSSFGQALRAIGQGYKVCIIQFMKGRKYGEVIAAEKFLPDLQIYQFGLDSFVMRNNPAPVDVEMARQGLEKAKEIIARSDYNMVILDEINVAVDFKLIPEEEVLEMVKNKPAELDLLLSGRYASDKLREIADLVSEVTEIKHHYNAGIKDRAGIEY, from the coding sequence TTGAGTGTGATGCAGTCCACGGCGAGCATAGCCAAGCGTGGTTTGGTGATGGTAATTACGGGTAACGGCAAGGGCAAGACAACGTCATCTTTTGGCCAGGCCTTACGGGCTATTGGCCAGGGCTATAAGGTATGCATTATTCAGTTTATGAAGGGACGTAAATATGGAGAGGTGATTGCCGCGGAAAAGTTCCTCCCGGACTTGCAAATCTATCAATTTGGACTGGATAGTTTTGTTATGCGGAACAATCCTGCGCCTGTAGACGTGGAGATGGCCCGGCAAGGTTTGGAAAAAGCTAAAGAGATCATTGCCAGGAGTGACTATAACATGGTCATCTTGGATGAGATTAATGTGGCTGTAGACTTTAAGCTCATTCCGGAGGAAGAAGTGCTGGAGATGGTTAAAAATAAGCCGGCAGAATTGGATTTATTGTTAAGCGGCCGGTATGCTTCCGATAAGTTGAGAGAAATAGCTGATTTGGTAAGTGAAGTTACCGAGATAAAACACCACTATAATGCAGGTATTAAAGATAGGGCGGGGATTGAGTATTAA
- a CDS encoding cobalamin B12-binding domain-containing protein: MAERKIRILLAKPGLDGHDRGAKVLARCFRDAGFEVIYTGCHQTPEQIAAAAIQEDVDLVGLSCLSGAHKYLFPQVVNLLEAEGAGDIRVIGGGIIPELDMQPLYDAGLKALFTPGATLESLVEWINTNVTPRV; this comes from the coding sequence ATGGCAGAAAGAAAAATTCGAATATTGTTGGCTAAACCCGGCCTGGATGGCCATGATCGCGGGGCTAAGGTGTTAGCCAGGTGCTTCAGGGATGCCGGCTTTGAGGTGATTTATACCGGTTGTCACCAGACGCCGGAGCAAATAGCTGCTGCTGCTATTCAGGAAGATGTTGATCTTGTAGGCTTAAGCTGTTTATCAGGTGCACACAAGTACCTGTTTCCGCAAGTCGTTAATCTTCTGGAGGCGGAAGGTGCCGGTGATATCCGTGTTATCGGCGGAGGGATTATTCCGGAACTGGATATGCAGCCTCTGTATGACGCAGGCCTGAAAGCCTTATTTACTCCGGGAGCCACACTTGAATCCCTGGTGGAATGGATTAATACAAATGTAACTCCAAGGGTGTGA
- the meaB gene encoding methylmalonyl Co-A mutase-associated GTPase MeaB: MKELSQKVLTGDVRSASRLIRNLEDQIPGTQVAMQQIFTKTGNAHVIGITGAPGAGKSTLTDELVFSYRQRNKTVGVLAVDPTSPFTGGALLGDRIRMLRHAEDKGVFLRSLATRGSMGGISKAVGEAIHVMDAMGKDSIIVETVGVGQQEVEIINHAHTVIVVLVPGMGDEIQALKAGLMEIADIFIINKADRDGAGNLYKEVTNMVHMSVTEGGWEIPVLLVESVQEPKKFAESVSVIGDKIEDHYRYLVDNNLLSERLRRKTAAEFNEALWGAILQPVLNDLDAGGEMEKMVNKLLKKETDPYTLAAEVAVRYKNKA; this comes from the coding sequence ATGAAAGAATTAAGTCAAAAAGTATTGACAGGAGATGTGCGTTCAGCCTCCCGCCTCATCAGAAACCTGGAAGATCAAATACCCGGTACCCAGGTTGCTATGCAGCAGATTTTCACGAAAACCGGTAATGCCCATGTCATAGGCATTACCGGTGCCCCGGGTGCCGGTAAAAGTACTCTGACAGATGAACTGGTCTTTTCTTATCGCCAGAGAAACAAGACGGTCGGTGTTCTGGCAGTAGACCCCACCAGCCCCTTTACCGGGGGAGCGCTTTTGGGAGATAGAATCCGAATGCTGCGGCATGCTGAGGATAAAGGGGTATTCTTGCGCAGCCTGGCTACCAGGGGTTCTATGGGCGGTATTTCCAAGGCTGTGGGAGAAGCCATCCATGTCATGGATGCTATGGGCAAAGACTCCATAATCGTCGAAACTGTAGGGGTGGGGCAGCAAGAGGTAGAAATCATTAATCATGCTCATACTGTAATAGTTGTCCTGGTGCCCGGTATGGGGGATGAAATACAGGCTCTTAAAGCCGGTTTAATGGAGATAGCAGACATCTTTATCATTAATAAGGCAGACCGTGACGGTGCCGGGAACTTGTATAAAGAAGTCACGAACATGGTTCATATGTCTGTTACTGAAGGTGGTTGGGAGATACCTGTATTACTGGTGGAAAGCGTACAGGAACCTAAAAAATTCGCCGAGAGTGTGTCAGTTATAGGTGATAAGATAGAAGATCATTACCGCTACCTGGTGGACAATAATCTCTTGTCTGAGCGTTTGCGCCGTAAGACTGCCGCTGAATTTAATGAAGCTCTGTGGGGAGCAATCCTGCAGCCGGTATTAAATGACCTGGATGCAGGCGGAGAAATGGAAAAAATGGTTAATAAGTTATTGAAAAAAGAAACAGATCCCTATACTCTGGCAGCGGAAGTAGCCGTCAGGTATAAAAACAAGGCCTAA